From the Chitinivibrionia bacterium genome, one window contains:
- a CDS encoding HTH domain-containing protein, which translates to GIKRIMDYFKEENLPTPIFETSVDSFKVTVFCKTTGENVGENVGENVGENVGENQAIILRAIKNNQRITTEELSGILQKTTRTIERNLKALKSAGTIERIGADKGGYWKILQGEEK; encoded by the coding sequence GGAATTAAGCGAATTATGGACTATTTCAAAGAAGAAAACCTACCGACACCTATATTTGAAACTTCTGTCGACAGTTTTAAGGTTACTGTTTTTTGTAAGACAACCGGAGAAAATGTCGGAGAAAATGTCGGAGAAAATGTCGGAGAAAATGTCGGAGAAAATCAAGCAATAATATTAAGAGCAATAAAAAACAACCAGAGAATTACAACTGAAGAGTTGTCGGGGATTTTGCAAAAAACGACTCGAACTATTGAACGAAATTTGAAGGCGCTCAAATCTGCCGGCACAATAGAACGCATTGGCGCGGACAAAGGCGGTTACTGGAAAATCTTACAAGGAGAAGAAAAATAA
- a CDS encoding glycosyltransferase: MPKLSIITINLNNKDGLVNTAKSVVTQTWTDYEWIIIDGGSTDGSVDVIKEYAEKTDKLVYWCSEPDGGIYQGMNKGIAKANGEYCWFLNSGDCAYKNTTLEEIFANEFDEDIIKGILVMEKKGQDYNEIWDSAFHISRSQRKLPVSDKETRGPIYWVSETLPHQATFTKTAFMRKLGCFDLEGDVGFFMFAMVKNNATVKYLPLKFAFFEDCGVSNSAGFAKKSKERRIRLYKKYFLLPYWFYKILSSIIIGKLSFWRKTYERTFTPIKEGKYARNAF, from the coding sequence ATGCCTAAACTTTCGATAATAACAATAAATCTAAACAACAAAGACGGACTTGTAAATACCGCTAAAAGTGTTGTGACGCAAACTTGGACGGATTACGAATGGATAATAATTGATGGCGGCTCAACAGACGGAAGTGTTGACGTTATAAAAGAATACGCAGAGAAAACCGACAAGCTTGTTTATTGGTGTAGTGAGCCGGACGGCGGAATTTATCAAGGAATGAATAAAGGAATTGCCAAAGCAAACGGAGAATACTGTTGGTTTCTTAATTCTGGGGATTGTGCATATAAAAATACTACACTGGAAGAAATTTTCGCCAACGAGTTTGATGAAGATATTATTAAAGGTATATTGGTAATGGAAAAAAAAGGACAGGATTATAATGAAATATGGGATTCTGCTTTTCATATTTCTCGTTCTCAAAGAAAACTGCCGGTATCCGACAAAGAAACCAGAGGACCGATTTATTGGGTTTCTGAAACACTTCCGCATCAGGCAACGTTTACTAAAACAGCATTTATGAGAAAACTAGGCTGTTTCGACCTTGAAGGAGATGTAGGTTTTTTTATGTTTGCTATGGTAAAGAATAATGCAACTGTAAAATATTTACCATTGAAATTTGCCTTTTTTGAAGATTGCGGAGTATCTAATAGCGCAGGATTTGCTAAGAAGTCTAAAGAAAGGCGAATTAGATTATATAAAAAATATTTTTTATTACCTTATTGGTTTTACAAAATATTATCGTCCATAATAATTGGCAAACTTTCTTTTTGGCGAAAAACGTATGAACGAACTTTTACTCCTATTAAGGAAGGAAAATACGCAAGAAACGCATTTTGA
- a CDS encoding glycosyltransferase, translating to MSIIIPVWNGELFVGNILSQLTEQNLKDVEVIVVNDGSTDNTESVVLKYAKRNSNIKLISLDKNSGVSVARNAGIENSNGKHVWFLDADDAIPNNVINILRDAINDKTADVFLFSFKDDSCIEWVNDNQCMAAKEFLIKVIGCRIRFHLCSVIFNKNFLVREKLRFVVGRKLGQDIEFCMKAFASSDESYSSSSVIYFYICRDDSATQGGKRYIGERIEMEMENLLEQKKYISERHQTLEKYINYYVLQKYFGFILQYIKQKQKDKNTTDILIKHKYLFAKPLAFYFPKTIVFWVLRFLPMKLVFNVFGKN from the coding sequence TTGTCAATAATTATTCCTGTTTGGAACGGAGAGCTTTTTGTCGGTAACATTCTGTCTCAATTGACAGAACAAAACCTTAAAGACGTTGAAGTAATCGTTGTCAACGATGGTTCTACCGATAACACAGAAAGCGTAGTGCTTAAATATGCAAAAAGAAACTCTAACATCAAACTAATATCATTGGATAAGAACTCAGGCGTTTCTGTCGCAAGAAATGCCGGAATTGAAAATTCTAACGGAAAACACGTTTGGTTTCTTGACGCCGATGATGCGATACCTAATAATGTAATCAATATTTTACGAGATGCTATAAATGATAAAACGGCGGACGTTTTTTTGTTTAGTTTCAAAGATGATAGTTGTATAGAGTGGGTAAACGATAATCAATGTATGGCAGCGAAAGAATTTTTGATAAAAGTTATAGGGTGTCGTATTCGTTTTCATTTGTGTAGTGTCATTTTCAACAAGAATTTTTTAGTAAGAGAAAAATTACGATTTGTTGTTGGTAGAAAATTGGGACAAGATATAGAGTTTTGTATGAAAGCGTTTGCTTCTTCCGACGAGTCCTACTCATCTTCAAGTGTTATATATTTTTATATTTGCAGAGACGATTCGGCTACGCAGGGCGGAAAGCGATATATTGGCGAGCGCATTGAAATGGAAATGGAAAATTTGCTTGAACAGAAAAAATATATCTCAGAAAGACACCAGACCTTAGAAAAGTATATAAATTATTACGTATTACAAAAATATTTTGGTTTTATATTACAGTATATAAAGCAAAAACAAAAAGACAAAAACACAACAGATATATTGATAAAACATAAGTATTTGTTTGCAAAGCCGCTTGCTTTTTATTTTCCTAAAACGATCGTGTTTTGGGTGTTAAGATTTTTGCCTATGAAATTGGTTTTCAATGTTTTTGGAAAAAATTAG
- a CDS encoding FkbM family methyltransferase, whose protein sequence is MQLLQFFMAKLKCSFLWRSFRYYVFTRTDLSFLGFNKTNLRHFERMGTNEDSVLFFSSNVERVDAVINTLADEKSKKMYLGMIKYRQTRRRNDFPLQSPPKNQYFIKEFALTKNEVFIDGGAFIGDTISKFLACGKGYRQIIAFEPGTVNFKKLTKTYGKQPRISLINACICDYDGEVSFCDASGMNSRITDSKRSSERDWGGSGVNNIVNSKTIDGLEMEMVSFIKMDIEGAELNALKGAEKTILRDKPKLAICIYHSDEDMISIAEYIHKLVPEYKLYVRHHGVGYLETVLYATV, encoded by the coding sequence ATGCAATTATTGCAGTTTTTTATGGCGAAATTAAAGTGTAGTTTTTTGTGGCGTAGTTTTAGATACTACGTTTTTACCCGTACAGATTTGTCCTTTTTAGGGTTTAACAAAACTAATTTGCGGCATTTTGAGCGTATGGGGACAAACGAGGATTCTGTCCTCTTTTTTTCGTCAAATGTTGAGCGGGTTGATGCTGTAATAAATACACTCGCCGATGAAAAAAGTAAAAAAATGTATCTTGGCATGATCAAATATCGCCAAACTCGCCGCAGAAATGATTTTCCTTTACAATCCCCCCCCAAAAACCAATATTTCATAAAAGAATTTGCCTTAACAAAAAATGAAGTTTTTATAGATGGCGGAGCTTTTATCGGAGACACGATAAGCAAGTTTTTGGCTTGTGGCAAAGGATACAGGCAAATTATAGCGTTTGAGCCAGGCACTGTTAACTTTAAAAAACTTACAAAAACTTACGGAAAACAACCTAGGATAAGTTTAATAAATGCTTGTATATGTGACTATGATGGAGAGGTGTCTTTTTGTGATGCAAGCGGAATGAACTCTCGAATAACAGACAGTAAACGCTCTTCTGAGAGGGATTGGGGTGGTAGTGGAGTTAACAATATAGTTAACTCCAAAACTATAGATGGTCTGGAGATGGAAATGGTTTCATTTATAAAAATGGACATAGAGGGTGCAGAGTTGAACGCATTAAAAGGTGCAGAGAAAACAATACTCAGAGATAAGCCCAAATTGGCAATTTGTATCTATCATAGCGACGAAGATATGATCAGTATTGCTGAATATATTCACAAATTAGTGCCTGAATACAAATTATACGTTAGGCATCACGGAGTAGGCTATCTTGAAACGGTATTGTATGCGACTGTGTAG